DNA from Candidatus Eremiobacteraceae bacterium:
TGCGCGATTCGATCACCGTTTGCCATGACCGCAAGCGTCGGGTAGACCGCACCGACGATGACCGCGGCGAACAGTCCGATGGCGACGACGTTTTCAATCAGGCTGAAACCCGCCGAACGAGTGCGCCAGGCTTTGCCTGACCGCAACGCCGGAAGCCGGAACTTACGCGCGACCACGACGGCTCTTGGAACCTCGCGGGCGCCGATGCGCAAGAAGAGCGGCGACGACTGCACGACGGCTTGCCGGCCGTAGAATTGCGCGCCGACCTTGTACTCCGCGCCGTCAAACCAGAGCCGGCCATCCGAGGTGACGAACAGCGAAACTCCGCGAGATTGCCAACCGCGGGGGTCGGCCTGCACGCGGCCGCGCAGTACCTCGACGATCGCTTCGCGCCGAGTCCACGCCACGATGAAGACCGCGAGGAGCAACAAGCCGAAGAGTGACGATAGAAATCGCCACGGAAAACTTATTCGTTGAAGCTCGATCGGTGGTTGCGCTGCGACAATTCCACTGTTGCCGGAGATCTCCGGCTGCTTCTTCGCATGCGGCGCGGCCGGCAGTGCGGCGAGCACCGCAGCGCGCATCACGGAATAGCCTTCTATAGAGTAAGAAGCTTCGGGCACTCCGGCGCGCATTCTCATGGCGCGTTGCGGAAGCTTGACGCCGGCGACGTCCATCCAGTCGTCGAATGCAAACGTGACGTTGCTCGAGGCGGCGGTGTCCGCAAGGCCGACGACGTTCTCGAGCTGGTCGTCGAGATAAAGGCGGAGTGCGGCCGATCGCCAGATGGCATTTCCAGCGGAGATGCGAGTCGCCGGGAAGGCGGACAGCGTTCCCATCGCGATCGCCCAGCCGTTTGCGATCGCGCCTGCCGCAAGCGGGTCGTCGACGCCGGTGCTCAAGCCGCCGCCCTGAAGCGATCCGCCCTTGTTGTCGGCGGTCGCGATCGTGTCGGGCGATCGTTCGTCGACCGACCAAAACGTGTTGCCGATCGTGAGCGTGCCGGCGATTCGCGGCGCAGGCAGAATATCCGTTCGGTGCACGACATACGTGATGCGGCCACGAAACGCGTGCGCATTATCGAGAATCGCGTACCCCTCGGGCGCGCCCAAAGTCGGACCCGATGCGTTGCCGCACGCTATCGCGCAGAGGATCGCGGAAAATGCAAAACCGGGCCGCATCATCAACTCCGACCAGCCGCGCAAGATTCGTGTTGCTATTGTACTCGATAGACCGCTTATCGAATAGCCGAACATCCGTTTCCCTTTTCGCCATCGCGCGACAAGAGGGCCAATGGACCGGGAGAACTCACGTTCGCCAGTTGTCTTGGAGCGGCGTGCCGCCAGTTGCGATCGACCTTTATGAGTGCACTTATACAACCAAGGCGGCCAAGCCGATTGTCACCTAAATACACGCCGGCGCTTCCAGTCCTTTAACGACCAGTTAGACCTCCTAAGCGGTGCTGGCGTGCTCTTCATCGAAACTTGCACGGTGCAAGACACCGACGGCCACTTATTCGTGTCATGCTTTGCGCATTGACGGAGCAATTATATGAGCCGAAGATCGTCCATCGCTTCCACAATGACCGCTGTCGCGTTCATCTCTGCCGCTTCTGGATGCTCGAGCCTCACTAGCCCAGCACCAACTTTCCATTCAGCGGCCAGCGGCGTGCGAGCTATGCCTCAAGCTGGCGGACGATGGACGGCAAAAGCACCCATGCCGACGGGGCGCGCTCAGCTCGCGGCGGGCGTCATCAACGGCATCGTCTATGCGATTGGCGGCTTCAACGGCGGCGCTCTGAACACTCTGGAAGCATACAATCCCTCCACCGACACATGGACCACGAAGGCTCCCATGCCGACCGCACGCTATAGCCTTGCAGCCGGCGTAATCAACGGCATACTTTATGCAGTCGGTGGCGGCGGCGGCGGCGGCCTCTTAAACGAGCTCGAAGCTTACGACCCGACTACAAATTCGTGGAGCACCAGGGCTTCGATGCCAACGGCGCGGATTCAGTTGGCGGCTGGAGTGGTGGACGGAAAACTCTACGCCATCGGAGGTAGAGTCACTTCCGCGGGCTGCTTCAACACGGTCGAGGCATACGATCCGGTGTCGGATTCGTGGACCACGAAAGCCCACATGGCGATCAAGCGTTGCAACTTATCGGTTGGAGTCATCGACGGAAAACTCTATGCTATCGGCGGCTTCAACGCAGAGCACTGGGTCGAAGCATATGATCCAGCGACGAATACATGGACTACCAAATCGAGGATGCCGACAGGGCGCCAAGGCTTAGCGGTCGGCGTCGTCGGCGGCCGGCTCTATGCGATCGACGGCTATAATACCGGACTCTCAAAAACAAACGAGGCCTACAATCCTGCGACCGACAATTGGTCGGAAAAAACGAACGCGCCGATGAAACGCGACTTACTTTCGGCGGTCGCCGTCGACAACGTGATCTACACGATCGGCGGGTCCAATCATGGGATTGGTCCGACCTTGAATACGGTCGAGGCGTACAACCCACCATAGGCGCAGCTCAGGCCGCTTCGCGAGGGAGAATTGAGTGTCTGCGATTGACGACTATCTCAAAAAAGTCGAGCCGTCGAAGAAAAAAGCGCTCGCGAGGATTCGCGCTCTCGCAAGGGAGGTCGTGCCGAGCGCAGAGGAAGCCATAAGCTACGGCATGCCGACACTCAAATACCAGGGAAAGCCATTCCTTGGCTTTGACGCGCACAAGAATCACATCGGCATCTACCCGTACAGCGGACATGTGATCGAAAAACTTAAAGAAGAGCTGC
Protein-coding regions in this window:
- a CDS encoding kelch repeat-containing protein, which translates into the protein MPTGRAQLAAGVINGIVYAIGGFNGGALNTLEAYNPSTDTWTTKAPMPTARYSLAAGVINGILYAVGGGGGGGLLNELEAYDPTTNSWSTRASMPTARIQLAAGVVDGKLYAIGGRVTSAGCFNTVEAYDPVSDSWTTKAHMAIKRCNLSVGVIDGKLYAIGGFNAEHWVEAYDPATNTWTTKSRMPTGRQGLAVGVVGGRLYAIDGYNTGLSKTNEAYNPATDNWSEKTNAPMKRDLLSAVAVDNVIYTIGGSNHGIGPTLNTVEAYNPP
- a CDS encoding DUF1801 domain-containing protein, giving the protein MSAIDDYLKKVEPSKKKALARIRALAREVVPSAEEAISYGMPTLKYQGKPFLGFDAHKNHIGIYPYSGHVIEKLKEELREFQFSKGAIRVPLDKPISKTTLRKVIALRLNAIRADADM